The following are encoded together in the Panicum virgatum strain AP13 chromosome 6K, P.virgatum_v5, whole genome shotgun sequence genome:
- the LOC120713448 gene encoding uncharacterized protein LOC120713448: MRASRGECELGTRVRARRGSNRPACFEEAVVFRRQMEGLSRARLLGAFDFLRCRARARCGVAPGAAGPPSALRVTLLLRTGARAFRDEAAVARVFEAECARVAGCAVTAARSANLTFCDQVRLLSATDVLVSPHGAQLTNMLFMDRGSSVMEFYPLGWRQRAGGGQFVYRWMADRAGMRHEGSWWDPHGEPCPGSPDILSSYKSRQIGHEEAYFARGRPESSPRQGAQDAARRGGVGRRAAAGSGGLRLQLAALRGVLSLTLCFTEVSFGKTGF; encoded by the coding sequence ATGAGAGCGTCGCGAGGCGAGTGCGAGCTGGGAACGCGTGTTCGAGCTCGCCGCGGTTCCAACAGGCCCGCGTGCTTCGAGGAGGCGGTCGTGTTCCGGAGGCAGATGGAGGGCCTGAGCAGGGCGCGGCTGCTCGGGGCGTTCGACTTCCTGCGGTGCAGGGCCCGGGCGCGCTGCGGCGTCGCGCCGGGAGCCGCCGGCCCTCCGTCGGCGCTGCGCGTCACGCTCCTGCTCCGCACCGGCGCGCGGGCGTTCAGGGACgaggcggccgtggcgcgcgtGTTCGAGGCGGAGTGCGCGCGCGTGGCCGGGTGCGCGGTCACCGCCGCGCGCTCGGCCAACCTGACGTTCTGCGACCAGGTGCGGCTGCTGAGCGCCACAGACGTGCTGGTCTCGCCGCACGGGGCGCAGCTGACGAATATGCTGTTCATGGACCGGGGCAGCAGCGTGATGGAGTTCTACCCGCTGGGGTGGAGgcagagggccggcggcgggcagtTCGTGTACCGGTGGATGGCGGACCGGGCCGGGATGCGGCACGAGGGCTCGTGGTGGGATCCCCACGGCGAGCCGTGCCCCGGCTCGCCGGACATCCTCAGCTCCTACAAGAGCCGGCAGATCGGGCACGAAGAGGCCTACTTCGCGCGTGGGCGGCCAGAGTCGTCGCCGCGCCAAGGAGCGCAagacgcggcgcggcggggaggcgtTGGGAGAAGAGCGGCAGCCGGGAGCGGCGGACTGCGGCTGCAGCTAGCTGCCTTGCGTGGTGTGCTCAGCCTAACATTGTGTTTCACGGAAGTCTCGTTTGGTAAAACCGGTTTCTaa
- the LOC120639201 gene encoding uncharacterized protein LOC120639201, which yields MHACVHEPDPAGQHHRAETTSDRAARRGAMAKKDGATANLLHRRRLKTALCLVLGPLLLAAFFCLHLRTFGLFSPAAQCAGQTAAVDDLVRRLRSLATFHPLRDPRDRAAGAWFVSALNDTAEPEGEARHLSLPSEASAGRVLCVRAPPGVDASYALAWRDALPRGAALLPGLAFVSESPYDYDNLWHGLTALAPFVSWHARGGCRAAPARWALFQRGAARARMSGWLASLAEAATGAEMAVETFRDRAGPVCFEEAVVFRRQMQGLSRERLRGAFDLMRCKARARCGVVDVPQRAGNGSRGGAASPPAVRVTLLLRRGARAFKDESAVRRVFEKECTRVAGCAVTAAHTDNLTFCDQVRLLSATDVLISAHGAQLTNLVFMDRNSSVMEFYPLGWRQRAGGGQFVFRWMADRAGMRHEGSWWDPDGEPCPDSPDILSCYKSRRIGHDEAYFAEWAARVFAAAKERKMGGAPPVERLREAAACNCTYMLNLTLTVFWHRGQPCSGLVIKTV from the exons atgcatgcatgcgtgcACGAGCCCGACCCAGCAGGCCAGCACCATCGTGCAGAAACGACAAGCGATCGAGCAGCTCGCCGAGGCGCCATGGCCAAGAAGGACGGCGCCACGGCGAACCTGCTACACCGTCGTCGCCTCAAGACCGCGCTCTGCCTCGTCCTAGGCCCCCTCCTGCTCGCGGCGTTCTTCTGCCTCCACCTCCGAACCTTCGGCCTCTTCTCCCCCGCCGCCCAGTGCGCCGGCCagaccgccgccgtcgacgacctcgtccgccgcctccgctcgctCGCCACGTTCCACCCGCTCAGGGACCCGCGGGATCGCGCGGCGGGGGCATGGTTCGTCAGCGCCCTCAACGACACGGCCGAGCCGGAGGGCGAGGCCAGGCACCTGAGCCTCCCTTCCGAGGCGTCCGCCGGGCGCGTCCTCTGCGTGCGCGCGCCCCCCGGCGTCGACGCCTCCTACGCGCTCGCGTGGCGCGACGCGCTgccccgcggcgcggcgctcctGCCGGGGCTCGCGTTCGTGTCCGAGTCGCCCTACGACTACGACAACCTCTGGCACGGCCTCACGGCGCTCGCCCCGTTCGTGTCGTGGCACGCGCGGGGCGGGtgccgggcggcgccggcgcggtggGCGCTGTtccagcgcggcgcggcgagggcgcggaTGAGCGGCTGGCTGGCGTCGCTGGCCGAGGCGGCCACGGGCGCCGAGATGGCCGTGGAGACGTTCCGGGATCGCGCCGGCCCCGTGTGCTTCGAGGAGGCGGTGGTGTTCCGGAGGCAGATGCAAGGCCTGAGCAGGGAACGGCTGCGCGGGGCGTTCGACCTCATGCGGTGCAAGGCCAGGGCGCGCTGCGGCGTGGTGGACGTGCCGCAGAGAGCCGGGAACGGCAGCCGCGGTGGCGCTGCCAGCCCGCCGGCCGTTCGCGTCACCCTCCTGCTTCGCAGGGGCGCGCGGGCGTTCAAGGACGAGTCGGCTGTCCGGCGCGTGTTCGAGAAGGAGTGCACGCGCGTGGCCGGGTGCGCGGTCACCGCCGCGCACACGGACAACCTGACGTTTTGTGACCAG GTGAGGCTGCTGAGCGCCACGGACGTGCTGATCTCGGCACACGGGGCGCAGCTGACGAACCTGGTGTTCATGGACCGGAACAGTAGCGTCATGGAGTTCTACCCGCTGGGGTGGCGgcagagggccggcggcgggcagtTCGTGTTCCGGTGGATGGCGGACCGGGCGGGGATGCGGCACGAGGGCTCGTGGTGGGATCCCGACGGCGAGCCGTGCCCCGACTCGCCGGACATCCTCAGCTGCTACAAGAGCCGGCGGATCGGGCACGACGAGGCCTACTTCGCGGAGTGGGCGGCCAGAGTCTTCGCCGCGGCCAAGGAGCGCAAGATGGGCGGGGCACCGCCGGTAGAGCGGCTGCGGGAAGCAGCGGCCTGCAACTGCACCTACATGCTCAACCTAACACTGACTGTGTTTTGGCATCGCGGTCAACCATGCTCTGGTTTGGTAATAAAAACAGTTTGA
- the LOC120712461 gene encoding zinc-finger homeodomain protein 9-like yields MEAVVDVKYMPALFLNGGGAGAAVAAGKKMRPAAAAAAAWGAGEAGVYRECLKNHAARLGGHALDGCGEFMPAPEADPADPGSLRCAACGCHRNFHRRVPEAPPSPPLLALPPPPPPQPSAARDARALRGEEAPEDRLPAAFDDETESSDEEGSDFDEDRPLSPLPAPAVGPPPGYLPPAPHMRLALGAGAPGASTPAPPPPGPAAPPVAAAAPKRFRTKFSPEQKQRMQALSERLGWRLQKRDEAVVDESCREIGVTKGVFKVWMHNNKHNFVAGHSARRSASSSSAAAVPPPHATAAAPPAAPAPPPPPPPPAPVHADFNINGAADYFRRVVHPGPSVASGADSPLSA; encoded by the coding sequence AtggaggcggtggtggacgTCAAGTACATGCCGGCGCTGTTcctgaacggcggcggcgctggggccgcggtggcggcgggcaaGAAGAtgaggcccgcggcggcggcggcggcggcgtggggcgccggcgaggcgggggTGTACCGGGAGTGCCTCAAGAACCACGCGGCGAGGCTGGGCGGGCACgccctcgacgggtgcggcgAGTTCATGCCGGCGCCGGAGGCCGACCCCGCCGACCCGGGCTCGCTGCGGTGCGCCGCGTGCGGCTGCCACCGCAACTTCCACCGCCGGGTCCCCgaggcgccgccctcgccgcccctcctcgcgctgcccccgccgccgccgccgcaaccgtCCGCCGCGCGTGACGCCCGCGCGCTGCGGGGCGAGGAGGCGCCCGAGGACCGCCTGCCGGCTGCCTTCGACGACGAGACCGAGTCGTCGGACGAGGAGGGGTCGGATTTCGACGAGGACCGCCCGCtgtcgccgctgccggcgccggcggtggggccgccgccgggctacctcccgccggcgccgcacaTGCGCCTCGCGCTGGGCGCTGGTGCGCCGGGCGCCTCGACccccgcgcccccgcccccgggcccggcggcgccgcccgtcgccgcggcggcgccgaagcGGTTCCGCACCAAGTTCAGCCCGGAGCAGAAGCAGCGGATGCAGGCGCTGTCGGAGCGGCTGGGGTGGCGGCTGCAGAAGCGCGACGAGGCGGTGGTCGACGAGAGCTGCCGCGAGATCGGCGTCACCAAGGGCGTCTTCAAGGTCTGGATGCACAACAACAAGCACAACTTCGTCGCCGGCCACAGCGCGCGCCGCagcgcctcgtcctcctccgccgccgccgtcccaccgccccacgccaccgccgccgcgccacccgctgccccggcgccgcctcctcccccgccgccgcccgcgcctgtCCACGCCGACTTCAACATCAACGGCGCCGCCGACTACTTCCGCCGCGTCGTCCATCCGGGGCCATCGGTGGCGAGCGGCGCCGACTCCCCGCTGTCCGCCTAG